The Trueperaceae bacterium sequence ACGTGCCGGCGCGACGAGACCTCCACCGCGGCGCGCCACGCGTCGAACGGCGGCCCGACGAACAACGCCGCGAGGTCGCCGCCCTCGACGACCATCGACGCGAGCGTGGTCGGGGTGGGGACGAGGGCGGCGGCGGCCTCGATCATGGCGCGCACGGGGGTGTCCGCCACCCCGATCGTGCGGCGCACGCCGGCGAGCGCCCCCAACCAGTGCGTGACGTCGATCATGTCGCCGTCGCTGACGCCGGGAAAGAGGTACTTGTGGCCCCCGGAGTAGCCGACGACCTCGTGCGGGAAGGTCGGCCCGAGGATCAACGTCGCGTCGTGCTCCAGGACCGCGCGTTGGATGCGGACCGTGGCGCCGTCCCCGAGGGTCGGGTGCCAGCGGTCGCCGGCGATCGCCTGGATGCGCTCGCGCGACAACCGCCCGATCTCGACGAGGGCGTCGGGGTTCGCCCAGTCGTGGTTCACGACCCGGACGCGCGGCGCGAGCGCCGCGAGGTCCGCTTCGCTGCGCCCGACGAGGCGGGCGAGGCGGCCGGGGTCGAGGGGTGGGTGGGTCCCGAGCGCGACCATGAACGTCAGCGACGCCGCGTCCCCCAGGATCTCGAGGGCGGCGTCGAACAGCATCGGGAGCGGCAGGCTGCGGGTGTGGTCGGGGATCAACACCAGCACGTCGTCGCCGGCGAAGCGGCCGGCGAGGCCCGCGTCGAGGGTGGCGCGCACGCGCTCCGCGGGCAGCGTGCCGGTCTCCGCGACGGCGCGCGCGTGCAGGGCGCCCGGGTCGCCGGGGGGGAGCGTCACCTCACACCCCCCCGAACGCCGCGTACCCGCCGTCGACCGGTACGACGACGCCGGTCACGAAGGCGCTGGCGTCGGACGCCAACCACAGCAACGTCCCGGCCAGGTCGCCCGGGTCCCCGAAGCGGCCCATGGGGGTGTGCTCCAGGATCTGCCGGCCGCGGGGCGTGGGCGTCCCGTCCGCCTCGGTCAGCAACGCGCGGTTCTGCTCGCCCAGGAAGAAGCCGGGCGCGACGGCGTTGACGCGGACGCCGGGGCCCCACGTCGTCGCGGCGTACGTCGCCAGCCACTGCGTGAGGTTGTCGACGCCGGCCTTCGCCGCGGCGTAGCCGATCACCCGCGTGAGCGGCTTCTGCGCCGCCATGCTGGAGACGTTCACGACGCTCCCGCGCCCGCGGTCCGCCATGCCGCGCGCGAACGCCTGCGTCGGCATCAGGGTGCCGGTCAGGTTCAGGTCGACCACCGCGCGGAACGCGTCGGGGTCGAGGTCGAACAGCGTGGCGTCACCGTGCACGAGCGCGTCGGCGCGGTTGCCGCCGGCGGCGTTCACGAGGACGTCGGCGGGCCCCCAGGTCGCCTCCAGCGTGGCGGCGGCGCCCTCGAGGGCGCCCGCATCGAGGACGTCGGCGGGCAGCGCGAGGGCCTGCCCGCCGGCGTCCGTCAGGTCCCGGGCGACGCGGTCGGCGACGTCGGCGCGGCGGCCGAGGACCGCGACGCGGGCGCCGGCGCCCGCCAGGGCGTGCGCCATCGCGCCCCCCAGGACGCCGGTCCCGCCGGTCACGACCGCCACGCGGTCCGTGAGGTCGAAGGGGGCGGCGGCGCTCACGCCGGCCGGCCCCCACCGCGCGGTGCGAGGAGGGCGCCGGCGACGGCGAGCGTCAGAAGACCGGGCCACGACCACTGCCACGCGAAGGCGAGGGTGGCGGCGGGCGGGTCGCCGGCCAGGACGAGGCCGGTCACGACCGCGGCGACGAGGTAGGCGGGCGCGAGCGCGAGGCGGAGGCCGAGCGTCCGGGCGGCGGGCGGCAGGCCGTAGCGGAGCGCGAGGAGCAGCGTCACGACGAGCACGAGCTCGAGCAGGACCGTCGGCAGCATCGGGCCGGCCGGCATGCCGGTCACGAGCCGGTTGGCGAGGGGCGTGAGGACCGCGATCGACAGCGCGGAGACCGGATCGAGGCGCATCGCGGCGAGCCCCGCGGCGAGGAAGATCGGCAGCAGTCGGGCGCCCATGGGCGGGCCGGCCTCGACGGGCACGAGGTGGACGGCGAAGGGCAGCGCCATGCCGACGGCGAGGGCGACGCCGACCGCGCCGAGACGACGGACGAGGGGGGTGGTGGCGGTGGAGGTCATGCGGACTCCTTCGGGCGCGCAGCGGCGCCGGTGGCGTCGGTCGGGCCGACGAACGGGGTGAGGTGGCGGACGAAGTGGCGTTCGAGGGTGGCGGCGTGCGCCTCGCGTTCGCGGAGGAGGAGCGCGCGGAGGTCGGGGCGGTGGGCGTCGAGGGCGGAGCCGTAGGTGACGTGCAGCACCTGGCGGGCGTCGTCGTCGTCGAGGAGGGCCGGGAGGTCGGCGTCGCCGAGGACGTCCGGGGCGGGGACGCGGGCGAGGTCGGCGCCGATCAGGTAGCTGGCGCGGTCCGTCTCGAAGTGCGCGCGGGCGGTGGCGAGGATCGCGCGGAACAGGTCGGGGGCGCGGGTCGCGGCGACGCGCAGCGCCTCGAGGTACGAGGTGCCGGCGGTCTTGAGGTGGACGGCGCCGTGCGTCGCGGCGGCGATGAGGGGGTAGACGGAGAACTTGTCGCTGCCGGAGTGCAGCGACAGCTTGTACCCCCCGAGCTGCGTCGCGATGGCGCCGTGCACGGCCAGCGTGGCCCGCAGGGTGCCGAGGTCCCCACGGAAGTCGACGCCCTTCTCGAAGCGCCCGACGAAGCGGGGGGCGAGCGAGACGACCGGCAGCGCCAGGCGGCGCAATTCGAGCGCGAGGAGGGCGTGCTCGACGGGGCGGGTGGGGGTGCCGGTCTCGTCGACGGAGATCTCGATCTCGTGCGGGACGTCGGTCTCGACCAACGCCGCGTGCAGGGCTCGGGCGTGCGCGAGGGCGGCGCCGTACTTCGCGGCGGCGCGGGCGGCGTCCTCGGGGGTCACCTCCAGCGCGACGTCGCCGAGGTCGAGGCGGCGCCCGCCGTAGCGGCGGAGGTGGTCGGCCTGCGTCGTCTCGAGGGCGTCCCAGGGCAGGGCGTCGAGCTTCGCGTCGAGCGTCGCGCCTGTGGCGTGGTCGGCGTCGTCGTCGACGCGGTCGCCTGGATCGAACGTGAACAGGGTGAAGCCGGCGGCGGCGGTGGCGCGGACGTCGTCGGCGGTCTTGAGGTGGTCGGCGTCCGCGCCGAGCGGGCCGTCGTGGCCCGCTTCGAAGGCACCCCAGGTGGCGTCGTCCATCACCGCCTGCGGGGTGCGGCCGGTCCGGCCCATCTCGCGGATCGATTGTTGGGCGTAGATCGGTCGGATCGTGCCGTGGGGGTCGGCGGCGCGCAGCGCGCGGACGTGCCCGGGGGTGGCGAGCCCGAGCCGGTCGCCGAACCCCGCGCTCGCGCCCGGGCCGAGCGGCTGCGGGCGGAGGGCGGAGAAGGTGGCCCGAAGCCACGCGGCGTTCGTCGCGTCGGCCGGGCCGCGCGCGACGGCGTCGTCGCCGTCGGGCGTGCGGTCGGTCCAGTGGCCGCCGGTGAGCGCGGGGTCCTCCGGAGGGGCCAGGACGGCCAGGCGGGGGGCGTCGGCGGGTCCCTCGAGCCAGGCGGCGAGGCGGACGCCGTCGGGGCCGGGGAGGCTCCGCAGGGAGGGGGGGCGTCCGGCGTCGGCGTGCGCCGCGGCGCGGCGGAGTCGAGGGTCGGTCGGGGGTGGGCGGTCGCTCACGGGCGGGCCTCCTCGGGGCGGGTGGAGTCGCGCACGACGAGCTCGGGGTGGACGACGATGCCGACGTCGCGTCGGCGGCCGTCCATCCGGTCGAGCAGCATCCGCAGGGCGTGGCCGCCCATGGCGTACGTCGGGACGCGGAGCGTGGTGAGGGCGGGGGTGAACATCGCGGCGAAGGCGATGTCGTCGTACCCGACGACGGAGAGGTCGTCCGGGACGCGGCGGCCGAGGGCGGCGGCGGCGCGGAGCGCGCCGGCGGCGACGAGGTCGTTGAAGCACACGAGGCCGTCGACGCCGGGGTGGCGGGCGAGCAGGTCGTGGGCGGCGGCTTCGCCGCCGGCGATCGTCGGGGGGCCCTCGATGGTGCGTTCGGGGGGGAGCGTCGCGCCGGTCGCCTCGAGGGCGCGGGCGACCCCGACGCGGCGTTCGCGGCCGGCGTGCGACGTCGGGGGGCCGGCGAGCATCCCGAGGGTGCGGGCGCCGCCGCGCAGCAGGTGGTGCAGCGCCGCTTCGGCGCCGGCCTCGTGGTCGACGCGAACCGAGCCGGCGAGCGCGGCGGGGGCGCGCCGGTTGACGACGACGGCGGCGGCGTGCCGGGCGAGGAGGGCGTGGAGGCGGTCCTCGGGGAGGCGCGGGGAGGCGGCGATGACGCCGTCGACGCGGCGTTCCTCGAACAGGGCGAGGGCGGCCGCTTCGCGTTCGGCGTCCTCGATGACGTTGTGCAGGAGCAGGGTGTAGCCGGCCTCGAAGGCGACGTCCTCCGCGCCGCGCACGAGGTCGGGGAAGTACGGGTTGGTGACGTCGGGGACGAGCAGGCCCAGGGTGTGCGAGCGGGATTTCTTGAGGCTGCGGGCGACGACGTTCGGGCGGTACCCGAGCGCGGCGACGGCGTCGCGCACGCGTGCGCGGGTGGCGTCGCCGACCCCGGGGCGGTCGTTGACGACGCGCGAGACGGTCATGGGGGAGACGCCGGCGCGGGCGGCGACGTCGGCGAGGGTGACGTGCCCGCGATCGCCGGCGTCGGGGGCGCGGGCCTCGGCGGGGGCGGGGTCGGCCAAGGGGGACCTCCGGAGGGGGACGGCGTCCCGAAGCGGGCGCCGCCGATCCGATAACGTTAACCGTCTGAACGCGAGTCTACCCGCCGATTCGGGGGGTCGCAAGGGCACGAACCTCCGGGCTCGATCCTCGGCGCTGCGCGCCTCGCGCCCGGGTGCACCCGCGTTGACGCCGTTTTGAACGGCGTGCTAGCGTCCCCGCAACGCACAAGCGAACGTCGCGCGGCGCCCGAGGCTCGGGCCCGATGCATGCGATCCGGGAACGGTAACGCTACCGTCCTTCCATGCGGGGCCCCCGCCGTCGCCGATGCGACGATCGGGAAGGAGGACCGTCGCACGTCCCGTTCCCGCGCGCCTCGGCGCGCACGCCATCCCCGACGTCGGTCCCCCTGCGGTCCCCGACGCGGCCCCCTGGAGGTCCACCGTGCCCACCCTTCGTTTCGTTCGCAGCCTCGCCTTCGCGCTCGCCCTGTCCCTCGCCTTCGGGGCGACGGCGCAGGAGGTCGTCCTCCGCGCGGCCGACAACCAGCCCGAGGACTACCCGACCGTGCAGGGCCTCTACTTCATGGCCGACTACATCGAGGCCGCCACCGACGGCCGCATCGTCATGGAGGTCTTCCCCGGCGGGCAGCTCGGCGACGAGCGCTCGACGATCGAGCAGGTCCAGCTCGGCGTGATCGACGTCGTGCGCACCAGCACCAGCCCGGTCGGCGAGTTCCACGCCCCCATGGGCGTGTTCAGCCTGCCCTACATCTTCCGCGGCGAGACGCACATGTGGAAGGTCGTCAACGGCCCCATCGGCCGCGAACTGCTCGACGGCCTCGCGGAGGCCGACCTGCGCGGCCTCGCGTACTACGACTCCGGCAGCCGCAACTTCTACACGACCGACGTCCCCATCCGCAGCACCGCCGACCTCGAGGGGCTGCGCATGCGCACCCAACAGAGCCAGGTCGTGCTCGACATGATGGAGGCGCTCGGGGCGGAGCCGGTCCCCATGGCGTTCGAGGAGGTCTACAGCTCGCTGCAGACCGGCGTCATCGACGGCGCGGAGAACAACTTCCCCTCCTACGGGCCGTTCGGCGTGCGTCACTACGAGGTCGCGCCCTACTTCACCCTCGACGGGCACGCCCGCGTGCCGGAGGTCGTGATGATCAGCGAGCAGACGTGGAGCGGTCTCGATCCCGCCGACCAGCAGATCGTGCGCGAGGCGGCTCTGGCCTCCACGACGGTGCAGGCGGCCCTCTGGGACGACCTCTCGAACGAGAGTCGCGCCGCGGTCGTCGAGGCGGGCAGCGAGATCATCGACGTCGACGTCGCGGAGTTCCAGGAGGCCATGGCGCCGCTGTACGAGGAGTACGGCTCGGCGTACGGCGACCTGGTCGACCGCATCCTGGCCGTCGACTGAGCGCGGGGGTCCCACGCCCGTGACCGATTCTTCCGGCGACGCGAAGGGGCCCCGCGCCCCTTCGCGCGCCGTACTCGCGCGGCTCGACGGGGCGCTGGCGGCGGCGTTGCGCGTCGTGACCGTCGGGCTGCTCGCGAGCATCGTCGCCATCGTGACGTGGCAGGTCGCGACCCGCTACGTCCCCGGCCTCGCCGTCCCCCGCTGGACGGAGGAGGTCAGCCTCATCCTGATGGTGTGGTTGTCGCTGCTCGGCAGCGCCCTCGCGGTGCGCCGCGCCGAACACCTCGCCATGGACCTCGTCGTCCGGCAACTGCCGCCCGCCCTGCAGCGCGTCGCCTACTGGGCGGTGTGGCTCGCGGTCGCGGGGTTCGGCGTCTATTTGACGATCTACGGGGCGGAGTTGGCCTCCCGCACCCTGTCGCAAACCTTCTCCGCGACGAAACTCCCGATCGGCCTGATGTACGCGGCGATCCCCGCCGGGGGTGCCTTCATGGCCCTCTACGGCCTCGCCAACCTCGTGCGCCGTCCCGAGGTGCGGCTGAGCGAAGCGCAGGGCGCCGCCCCCGCCCGCAACCGCGTGCTGCGCGTCGCGACCGCCGTTCTCGGCATCGCGGTCGTCGTCGGCGGCGCGGCGATCTTGGGGACCGACGTCCTGTTCGGCCCGATCGGCGTGCTGCTGGGCACGTTCGTCCTGGCGTTGGCGGCGGGCGTCCCGATCGCCTTCGCGCTCGGGCTTGCGGCGCTCGCCGCGATCTTCGCCCTCGATCGCCCCCTCCCGCCGTTGATCGTGGCGCAACGCATGGCGAACGGCGTGAACGCCACGCCGCTCCTGGCGATCCCCTTCTTCATCCTCGCCGGCCAACTGATGTCGGCCGGTGGCATCGCGCAACGCCTCGTCGATTTCGCGCGCGTCCTCGTGGGCCCCATCCGCGGGGGGTTGGCGATGGTGAACGTCGTCGCCTCGATGTTGTTCGGGGGCGCGTCGGGCTCCGCGGTGGGCGACGTCAGCGCCAACGGCTCGATCCTGATCCCGATGATGAAGCGCAAGGGCTACGATGCGGACTTCAGCGTCGGCATCACCGTCGCCAGCTCCACGCAGGGCCTCATCATTCCGCCCAGCCACAACGCCGTGATCTACAGCCTCGCGGCGGGGGGGGTGTCGATCGGGGCGTTGTTCCTCGGCGGGTACCTGCCGGGCCTCCTCATCGGCGTGATGTTGATGGCGGCGTCGTACGTCGTCGCCCTGCGCCGCGGCTACCCGAGCGAACCCCGGCCCCCCGCCCGCGAGGGGTGGCGAGCGACGCTGCAGGCGATCCCCGGGCTGTCGGTGGGGTTGGTGATCGTCGGCGGCATCGCCTTCGGGTTCTTCACCGCCACCGAGGCGGCCGCCATCGGGACGGTCGTCGCGCTGCTCGTCGGGGCGTTCGTCCACCGCGAACTCACCCCCCGCACCCTCTGGAGCGCGCTGGTGCAGGCGGTCCGCACGATCTCCGTCGTGGTGCTCCTGATCGCCACCGCCAGCGCCTTCGCCTGGCTGATGGCGTACCTGCGCATCCCCAGCACCCTCGCGCAGGGCCTGCTGGACCTCACGGAGAACCGCGTGCTGCTGCTGCTCACGATCAACGCGATGCTGATCGTGCTCGGCGCGATCATGGACATGGCGCCGCTGATCCTCATTCTCACGCCGGTGCTGCTCCCCATCGTCACGGGCCCCGTCATCGGCATGAGCGAGGTGCACTTCGGGATCATGCTGCTCATGAACCTCGGGCTCGGGCTGACCACCCCGCCGGTCGGGACGGCGTTGTTCGTCGGGTGCGCGATCGGTGAGATCCGCATCGAGCAGGCCAGCCGCGCGATGGTGGTGTTGTGGCCCGCCCTGCTCGCGGCGTTGCTGCTGGTGACGTTCGCGCCGTTCATGGTCGAGGCGCTCCCGAACCTCGTCGCCCGCGTCGGCGGCGGCTGAGCGCCCGCTAGTCGCCGTCGTACGCCGCCGCCGCGGCGCGGTGGGCGTCGGCGATGCGGGCGCGCACGTCGCGGGGTTCGAGCACCTCGATCAGCGGCCCCCAACTGAGCAGGAACGACACGAGCTCGTGCGCGTCGCCGCCCGCGGCGCGCTGGCCGATCACGTCGACGTCGAGACTTCCGTCGTCGTGATGGGCGACGATCTCGAGCCCCTGGTCGCGGTCGTCGGTCTCCTCGAACCAGAAGGCGACGCTCGGCTGGACCCGCACGCGGACCCGCAGCGGTTCGCCGACCACGACACCCCACGTGTCCTTCATGTGGGCCAGCGGATCGAAGTCGTCGGGCACGGCGTAGCGATCCTCCTTGAGGCGGACCTGCTCCATGCGGGACAGCTTGTAGACGCGCAGTTCCCGCGCGTACGTCCGGTCGAACGCCAGCACGTAGGGCTCCATGTTCCGGCGGTTGAGCTCGAAGAACCACACCTCGAGATCGAGTCGCCGCTCCGAGCCGCTGCGCGCGCCGTGGTAGATGCAGCTCAGCACCCGACTCTGGAACCACGCCTGCGCGACCAGGTCCAGGGTCCGGTCGTCGGGGGACGTCTCCAGGTCCTCCACCGCCCGCAGCAGGATGCCGCGCGCCGGCTCGGGCACCTGCTGCGCCAGCTTCTCCATCGCCCGCCGGTAGTGCCGTTCGCCGACCCGGGTGTGCTGCAACAACCGCGTGGCGCTGTGCACCGCGAGCGCTTCGACCTCGTTCAGGGCGGCGCGCTCGCCCGGGAGGGCGTAGCGGTGGTCGCGCTCGTCGAGCGGGTAGCCGAGCGCGCGGAGGTCCTCGAGGTCGCGTTCGATGGTGCGGCGGGTCGTGGCGTAGTACGTCGCGAGCTCCGCGACGCCGTGCGGCCGGAGGCGGAGGCGCTCCACCAGGTCGTTGAGGCGGGCCGCCTTGGCGCGCGTGCGGGTCATCAGTTGAGGGGCCGCGCGTGCGGGGCGGCCGTCGCCACGACCTCGGCCTCCGCGGCGCGCCAGACCCGCGCGAGGGAACCGGTGCGGGCGTCGGCGGTGGGGAGCGTCACGACCCACGCGGCACGCTCGTCCTCCGCGGGGGGCCTCACGGCGTCGAGCCCGCCCCGCTCGATGCGGCGGGCGACCTCGCGGAGGCCGTCCCCGTCGAGCCACCGCTCGGGCAGCCAGGTGCCGGTCCGGTCGCGGCGGGCGGCGGTCCGGACGCTCCAGTCCGCCAACCGCCGGAGCGTGCCGGCGGGGTCGTGCCCCAACGTCGTGCGCGTCACGACCGCCAGGTGGAGGGCGGGCCCCGTCGCGGGGCCCTGGTGGGCCCAGCGGACCTCGAGCCGGTCGATCGGTCCGTGCGCGTCCGGGGGCGCCTCGAGGCGCACGGCGTGGTGCGTCGCGTCGGGACGGCGGCGCCAGCCCTCGTCGACGCGGGCGGTGAGCATGTCGTCCTGTTCGGTGCCGACGAACCAGGGCCCGAGCTTGCTGGTGCCGCGCAGGGCGACGTCGGCGACGGCGCGCTGCCCGCGCGCCCCGACGTCGCGCAGGGCGGCCAGCAGGTCGCTGGGCACGGGGGCGTTGCGGGCGGCGATCATGTCGGGCCGCGCGGCGAGGGGGCCGGAGGCGATCTGGTGCAGCAGCGACTCCGCGCTCCACGCCTGCAGCAGCAGGCCGTCGGCGACCGCGTCGAGGCGGGCCGGGTCGGTGTCGGCGTCGGCGGGCAACCAGAAGCGCGCGTCGAGGTGCACGCGGCGGTCGTCGTCGTGGCGGAGCGTCCCGACGGTGTCCTGCCCCTGCGCGAACAGCGCCAGGACCGCCAGGTAGCGGTCCACGCCGATCTCGTCGGCGACGGGGATCGTCGCGTCGAGGAACGCGCCGTCGTGCAGCGCCGAGTCCGACGTCGTCGCGACGGCGGCCGGTGCGGGTGCGAGGGTGAGGCGGATCGTCCGGCGGTGGGGCCGCCAGCGCCAGGCGTCGGCCTCCGGCGCGGGACGGAGCGACGCCCCCGGCACCGCGTCCCGCACCCGGGCGAGGACGGCCTCGGTGGCGGCGTGGCGACGGGTCCTCGTGCGCGGCGGGGTCTGGGTGCGGGGGTTCGCTGGGATCACCGGAGCTCCTCTCGAGCGGGGGCGAGGCGTTACGGGTCGAACGTATCACGTGCTTTCCTGTGTGTCGTGATGGACGTGCGTCCCGGGGACGCCGTCGGGGGTGGCGCATCGACGTTTCGCACGATCCCACCCTCCTGCGACGGGGAGCGTCGCGCGGGTGGGGGTCGGGGTCGCGCCAGGGTCGCGAGACGGTCCCGCGCGGGGTCGGGAGGGGGCGGGTCGGGGGTCGGCAGCGCGCGGGGCGGTGGAGGGGCGCTCAGGCGGCGCGCCACGCCCGCCACGCCGCCCGCGCCATCCCGGCGGGCTTGAACGACGCCAGCTGACCGGGCCAGAACAGCTCCGCCTTGTCCGACACCGTCGAGTGGTTGAACCGCGCGATGTCGCCGCGCAGCGGCGCGCTCGCCGCCGCGGAGCGGGCCGCACCGCCCGCATCCCCGAGCTCCGCCGCGAGCCGCGCCCGCAGCGCGCGGGCGCCGGCGATCCCGTCCGCGACGGCGTCGGCGCGGGCGGGGGAGAGGTAGCCGTAACGCCGTTTCGCCGCGTTGAGGCGCTCCGCGGCGTCGTACGTCGCGTCCACCAACTGCGCGCGCGTCATCCACCGCGTCTCGTAGTTCAGGATGTGCTCCCAACTGGGTTGCGTCAGCAGCTGCCGGTGCTCCTCGAGCGTCCGCGCGAACGTCCGGTAGCCGTACGCCTCGGGATCCTGGAAGATGTGGCTGCCGGGGTCGAGGAACGGACCCATCGGCGAGATGAACGCCTGCAACCGCCGGTCGCCGAACCCGAACAGCCGTTCGCAGTAGGCGACCGTGTCCATCACCGAGGCGTGGTCCTGGTGCTGCAGGCCGATCATGAAGAACACGTCGATGCGCGCGACGTTCAGGGTGAGGGCGTGGCGCAGGGTCGCCTCCATCTCCGCGTTCGAGAAGCCCGCCTCCCCCTCGAGCGCGTGGCGCACCTTCGGGTCGTGACTCTCGGGGCTCAACTCGAAACTCCACGCGGGCAGCGTCGCGTCGACGTGATCGAGGAAGCCGTGCGGCGGTAGGTCGAAGAACTCCAGCATGATCTCGTTGCGCACGCCCCGCGCCGCGATCGCGTCGATCGCGGCGCGGGCGTACGCCTCGCCGTTCTGCAGCAGGTCGCCGGGGATCACGATCGGTCCGCGCGTCAGCTTCGCGATCGCCGCGGCGTTGTCCGCCAGGTTGTCGGGGCTGCGGAAGGCCGGCGTCCGCCGCGTCGTGACGTGCGTGCACGCCGTCGCGGAACTCCCGCACGTCGTGCATTCGAAGACGCAGCCCTTCAGGGGCAGCACCATCGTCGTCGGGTTCTTCAACCAGCCGTCGTAGGGCAGGACGCCGTGCACGTCGCGGTAGCGCAGCGCCATTTCGACGAGCACCTCGGGCCGCACGTCGACGCCGTCGAGGGTCGACGGCATGTACGTCAGCGCGTTCGTCTGGATGCGTCCCGCGTCGTCGCGCCACGCCAGGTTGGGGACGTCGCGCAGCGCCGGCCCCGTCCCCTCGAGGTGCTCCAGGAGCTGCCGCAGCGGCTCTTCGGTGCTGTCGCCCCGCAGCACGAAGTCGATCTCGGGGTAGGCCAGCAGGTCGCGATGGAAGTAGCTGCTCGACAGGCCCCCGAACACGACGGGGACGTCGGGGTGCGCGGCCTTCGCGAGGCGCGCGATTTCGATGGCGCCGTGCGCGTGCGGCATCCAGTGCAGATCGATGCCGATCAGGCGGGGGCGCTGGTCCGCCAGGAAGCGGGGGACGTCGAACCGCTTGCTGCGCAGCATCTTCAGCGCCAGGTTGGCGATGCGCACGCGCTTGCCGTGCGCCTCGAGGTAGCCCGCCATCGTCAGGAAGCCGATCGGGTACAGCTCGAACATCACCGACGACGGCACCATGTCGCTCACGGGGCCGTACAGCGTCGTCCGGT is a genomic window containing:
- a CDS encoding lactate racemase domain-containing protein, whose product is MTLPPGDPGALHARAVAETGTLPAERVRATLDAGLAGRFAGDDVLVLIPDHTRSLPLPMLFDAALEILGDAASLTFMVALGTHPPLDPGRLARLVGRSEADLAALAPRVRVVNHDWANPDALVEIGRLSRERIQAIAGDRWHPTLGDGATVRIQRAVLEHDATLILGPTFPHEVVGYSGGHKYLFPGVSDGDMIDVTHWLGALAGVRRTIGVADTPVRAMIEAAAALVPTPTTLASMVVEGGDLAALFVGPPFDAWRAAVEVSSRRHVRWVDRPFHTVLSTAPPMYDELWTAGKAMYKLEPALAEDGELIIHAPHLDVVSHVHGRWIEEVGYHVLPYFLEQWDRFAHVPLGVLAHSTHVRGDGRMVDGVEVPRARVTLASKIPPETCAALNLGYRDPATIDPAAFQGREDEGVLHVAKAGETLYKLREDAA
- a CDS encoding SDR family oxidoreductase, yielding MSAAAPFDLTDRVAVVTGGTGVLGGAMAHALAGAGARVAVLGRRADVADRVARDLTDAGGQALALPADVLDAGALEGAAATLEATWGPADVLVNAAGGNRADALVHGDATLFDLDPDAFRAVVDLNLTGTLMPTQAFARGMADRGRGSVVNVSSMAAQKPLTRVIGYAAAKAGVDNLTQWLATYAATTWGPGVRVNAVAPGFFLGEQNRALLTEADGTPTPRGRQILEHTPMGRFGDPGDLAGTLLWLASDASAFVTGVVVPVDGGYAAFGGV
- a CDS encoding tagaturonate epimerase family protein, giving the protein MSDRPPPTDPRLRRAAAHADAGRPPSLRSLPGPDGVRLAAWLEGPADAPRLAVLAPPEDPALTGGHWTDRTPDGDDAVARGPADATNAAWLRATFSALRPQPLGPGASAGFGDRLGLATPGHVRALRAADPHGTIRPIYAQQSIREMGRTGRTPQAVMDDATWGAFEAGHDGPLGADADHLKTADDVRATAAAGFTLFTFDPGDRVDDDADHATGATLDAKLDALPWDALETTQADHLRRYGGRRLDLGDVALEVTPEDAARAAAKYGAALAHARALHAALVETDVPHEIEISVDETGTPTRPVEHALLALELRRLALPVVSLAPRFVGRFEKGVDFRGDLGTLRATLAVHGAIATQLGGYKLSLHSGSDKFSVYPLIAAATHGAVHLKTAGTSYLEALRVAATRAPDLFRAILATARAHFETDRASYLIGADLARVPAPDVLGDADLPALLDDDDARQVLHVTYGSALDAHRPDLRALLLREREAHAATLERHFVRHLTPFVGPTDATGAAARPKESA
- a CDS encoding LacI family DNA-binding transcriptional regulator, whose amino-acid sequence is MADPAPAEARAPDAGDRGHVTLADVAARAGVSPMTVSRVVNDRPGVGDATRARVRDAVAALGYRPNVVARSLKKSRSHTLGLLVPDVTNPYFPDLVRGAEDVAFEAGYTLLLHNVIEDAEREAAALALFEERRVDGVIAASPRLPEDRLHALLARHAAAVVVNRRAPAALAGSVRVDHEAGAEAALHHLLRGGARTLGMLAGPPTSHAGRERRVGVARALEATGATLPPERTIEGPPTIAGGEAAAHDLLARHPGVDGLVCFNDLVAAGALRAAAALGRRVPDDLSVVGYDDIAFAAMFTPALTTLRVPTYAMGGHALRMLLDRMDGRRRDVGIVVHPELVVRDSTRPEEARP
- a CDS encoding TRAP transporter substrate-binding protein, whose translation is MPTLRFVRSLAFALALSLAFGATAQEVVLRAADNQPEDYPTVQGLYFMADYIEAATDGRIVMEVFPGGQLGDERSTIEQVQLGVIDVVRTSTSPVGEFHAPMGVFSLPYIFRGETHMWKVVNGPIGRELLDGLAEADLRGLAYYDSGSRNFYTTDVPIRSTADLEGLRMRTQQSQVVLDMMEALGAEPVPMAFEEVYSSLQTGVIDGAENNFPSYGPFGVRHYEVAPYFTLDGHARVPEVVMISEQTWSGLDPADQQIVREAALASTTVQAALWDDLSNESRAAVVEAGSEIIDVDVAEFQEAMAPLYEEYGSAYGDLVDRILAVD
- a CDS encoding TRAP transporter large permease subunit; amino-acid sequence: MTDSSGDAKGPRAPSRAVLARLDGALAAALRVVTVGLLASIVAIVTWQVATRYVPGLAVPRWTEEVSLILMVWLSLLGSALAVRRAEHLAMDLVVRQLPPALQRVAYWAVWLAVAGFGVYLTIYGAELASRTLSQTFSATKLPIGLMYAAIPAGGAFMALYGLANLVRRPEVRLSEAQGAAPARNRVLRVATAVLGIAVVVGGAAILGTDVLFGPIGVLLGTFVLALAAGVPIAFALGLAALAAIFALDRPLPPLIVAQRMANGVNATPLLAIPFFILAGQLMSAGGIAQRLVDFARVLVGPIRGGLAMVNVVASMLFGGASGSAVGDVSANGSILIPMMKRKGYDADFSVGITVASSTQGLIIPPSHNAVIYSLAAGGVSIGALFLGGYLPGLLIGVMLMAASYVVALRRGYPSEPRPPAREGWRATLQAIPGLSVGLVIVGGIAFGFFTATEAAAIGTVVALLVGAFVHRELTPRTLWSALVQAVRTISVVVLLIATASAFAWLMAYLRIPSTLAQGLLDLTENRVLLLLTINAMLIVLGAIMDMAPLILILTPVLLPIVTGPVIGMSEVHFGIMLLMNLGLGLTTPPVGTALFVGCAIGEIRIEQASRAMVVLWPALLAALLLVTFAPFMVEALPNLVARVGGG
- a CDS encoding WYL domain-containing protein, translating into MTRTRAKAARLNDLVERLRLRPHGVAELATYYATTRRTIERDLEDLRALGYPLDERDHRYALPGERAALNEVEALAVHSATRLLQHTRVGERHYRRAMEKLAQQVPEPARGILLRAVEDLETSPDDRTLDLVAQAWFQSRVLSCIYHGARSGSERRLDLEVWFFELNRRNMEPYVLAFDRTYARELRVYKLSRMEQVRLKEDRYAVPDDFDPLAHMKDTWGVVVGEPLRVRVRVQPSVAFWFEETDDRDQGLEIVAHHDDGSLDVDVIGQRAAGGDAHELVSFLLSWGPLIEVLEPRDVRARIADAHRAAAAAYDGD